The proteins below come from a single Kitasatospora sp. NBC_00315 genomic window:
- a CDS encoding FAD-dependent monooxygenase gives MDPVIVVGAGPVGLALALALARQEVPSIVLDEGSGLCAEGPRSVVLGRDGTALLARLGYTRAASDAARWDSFTIWRRRQEVLRVDLAGTPALHLPQHRLQRGLRDALTATPLVRLAPLSRVVELEQDRDGVSVRTRNPQDGTETWWRGSHVVGCDGARSAVRKLLKIRFPGRPAVDRHAVATVRVDLPFPGEARLHREPPWRGDREASARPLPDGLWRLDWRLPPGRPAPTEPVDPHATWPGIVTGDTLLTRVRSTLTGWCGELPRYDLLAAADHTAQQRLAARFRNGRCFLAGDAAHLHGALGMQNLADGLRDADNLAWRLALAWHLHSGGRQDADSPAGSLLDGYESERRGAVGARLRAVDQTMPLLRPLRGWQHTRRSLLTGSFRKHAPLLADGQLGTGRFGGAPAYPAAPSGVPTRVPVQRGAGRGTSLTELLPATSPGVLVPDLPVLAMDGAADQLHARLGATFLLLLVAPGTAVWSAQHWLGAGLMPRLAEVAAALPVPAEVLVTEDYPGAAPHTVLLIRPDGHLVGSTQGCRAEDLQALADGARGGPAPLAGTPEPAA, from the coding sequence GTGGATCCGGTGATCGTGGTCGGGGCCGGGCCGGTCGGCCTGGCCCTGGCCCTCGCCCTCGCCCGGCAGGAGGTGCCGAGCATCGTCCTGGACGAGGGCAGCGGCCTGTGCGCCGAAGGGCCGCGCAGCGTCGTGCTCGGACGGGACGGCACGGCCCTCCTGGCCCGCCTCGGATACACCCGGGCCGCCTCCGACGCCGCCCGCTGGGACAGCTTCACCATCTGGCGCCGCCGCCAGGAGGTCCTGCGGGTCGACCTCGCCGGTACGCCCGCCCTGCACCTGCCCCAGCACCGGCTCCAGCGCGGCCTGCGGGACGCGCTCACCGCGACCCCTCTCGTCCGGCTCGCCCCGCTCAGCCGGGTGGTCGAACTCGAACAGGACCGCGACGGCGTCAGCGTCCGCACCCGCAACCCGCAGGACGGCACCGAGACCTGGTGGCGCGGCAGCCACGTGGTCGGCTGCGACGGCGCCCGCTCGGCCGTCCGCAAGCTGCTGAAGATCCGCTTTCCCGGCCGGCCGGCGGTCGACCGGCACGCCGTCGCCACCGTCCGCGTCGACCTGCCCTTCCCCGGCGAGGCCAGGCTGCACCGCGAGCCACCGTGGCGCGGCGACCGGGAGGCCTCCGCCCGCCCGCTCCCGGACGGCCTCTGGCGCCTCGACTGGCGGCTTCCCCCCGGTCGGCCCGCCCCGACCGAGCCGGTCGACCCGCACGCCACCTGGCCCGGCATCGTCACCGGGGACACCCTGCTGACCCGGGTGAGGTCCACCCTCACCGGCTGGTGCGGCGAGCTCCCCCGCTACGACCTGCTGGCCGCCGCCGACCACACCGCCCAGCAGCGGCTGGCCGCCCGGTTCCGCAACGGCCGCTGCTTCCTGGCCGGCGACGCCGCCCATCTGCACGGCGCGCTGGGCATGCAGAACCTCGCCGACGGGCTGCGCGACGCCGACAACCTCGCCTGGCGGCTCGCACTCGCCTGGCACCTGCACTCCGGCGGCCGGCAGGACGCCGACTCCCCCGCCGGCTCCCTGCTCGACGGCTACGAGTCCGAGCGCCGCGGCGCGGTCGGCGCCCGGCTGCGCGCCGTCGACCAGACCATGCCGCTGCTGCGCCCGCTGCGCGGCTGGCAGCACACCCGCCGCTCGCTGCTCACCGGCTCGTTCCGCAAGCACGCCCCGCTGCTCGCGGACGGCCAGCTCGGAACCGGCCGCTTCGGCGGCGCCCCGGCCTATCCGGCCGCGCCCTCCGGCGTCCCCACCAGGGTCCCGGTCCAGCGGGGGGCCGGCCGGGGCACCTCACTGACCGAGCTGCTGCCCGCGACCTCGCCCGGGGTGCTGGTGCCCGACCTGCCCGTCCTGGCCATGGACGGAGCCGCCGACCAGCTGCACGCCCGACTCGGGGCGACCTTCCTGCTGCTGCTGGTCGCCCCCGGCACCGCCGTCTGGTCGGCCCAGCACTGGCTGGGCGCCGGGCTGATGCCCAGACTCGCCGAGGTCGCCGCCGCCCTGCCGGTGCCCGCCGAGGTCCTGGTCACCGAGGACTACCCCGGCGCCGCCCCGCACACCGTGCTGCTGATCCGCCCCGACGGGCACCTGGTCGGGTCCACCCAGGGGTGCCGCGCCGAGGATCTCCAGGCCCTCGCCGACGGCGCCCGGGGCGGGCCGGCCCCGCTCGCGGGAACGCCCGAACCGGCCGCCTGA
- the rny gene encoding ribonuclease Y produces the protein MKIAVGAGSVGSLLVAGVLVVVLGLTWLMIRRLQAAQRRAAREGAQAREWAETRTAQLRGELDRREERLAEELGRLRTREAELGRQAADLERDRGAARELEAGRRAALERVAGLSAERARAELVAEAETEARREAAVSVREIERTAKAEADGRAREIIAGAIQRLASEQTAETVVSVFRLPGEDMKGRIIGREGRNIRAFEAVTGVNLIVDDTPESVQLSCFDPVRRETARLTLETLVADGRIHPLRIEEVHERSRAEVERLCVRAGEDALLAARVGEMAPQLVRLLGTLRYRTSYGQNVLGHLVESAHIGGMMASELGVDATLVRRATLLHDIGKALTHEVEGSHAAIGAELARRHGEPAEVVHAIEAHHGEVDPRTVEAVLTQAADACSGGRPGARRESLETYVRRLERLEEIAGAHDGVSKVFAMQAGREVRVMVQPDVVDDVRAQVIAREVAKRVAQELTYPGQIRITVVRESRVTAVAR, from the coding sequence ATGAAGATCGCGGTGGGTGCCGGATCGGTCGGCTCGCTGCTGGTGGCGGGCGTACTGGTCGTCGTCCTGGGGCTGACCTGGCTGATGATCCGCCGGTTGCAGGCCGCCCAGCGCAGAGCGGCGCGGGAGGGCGCCCAGGCCCGGGAGTGGGCCGAGACACGGACCGCCCAGCTGCGTGGTGAGCTGGACCGGCGGGAGGAGCGGCTCGCCGAGGAACTCGGCCGCCTGCGTACCCGGGAGGCGGAGCTCGGCCGGCAGGCCGCCGATCTGGAGCGCGACCGCGGCGCGGCACGGGAGCTGGAGGCCGGCCGCCGCGCCGCGCTGGAGCGGGTCGCCGGGCTGAGCGCGGAGCGGGCCAGGGCCGAGCTGGTGGCGGAGGCGGAGACGGAGGCCCGGCGCGAGGCCGCGGTCTCGGTCCGGGAGATCGAGCGGACCGCGAAGGCGGAGGCCGACGGGCGGGCCCGGGAGATCATCGCCGGTGCCATCCAGCGGCTGGCCAGCGAGCAGACCGCGGAGACGGTGGTGTCGGTGTTCCGCCTGCCGGGGGAGGACATGAAGGGCCGGATCATCGGCCGGGAGGGCCGCAACATCCGGGCCTTCGAGGCCGTCACCGGGGTCAACCTGATCGTCGACGACACCCCCGAGTCGGTCCAGCTGTCCTGCTTCGACCCGGTGCGCCGGGAGACCGCGCGACTGACCCTGGAGACCCTGGTCGCGGACGGCCGGATCCACCCGCTGCGGATCGAGGAGGTGCACGAGCGCAGCCGGGCGGAGGTCGAGCGGCTGTGCGTCCGGGCGGGCGAGGACGCCCTGCTGGCCGCGCGGGTCGGCGAGATGGCCCCGCAGCTCGTCCGGCTGCTGGGCACCCTGCGCTACCGCACCTCCTACGGACAGAACGTGCTCGGGCACCTGGTGGAGTCGGCGCACATCGGCGGGATGATGGCGTCCGAGCTGGGCGTGGACGCCACCCTGGTGCGCCGGGCCACTCTGCTGCACGACATCGGCAAGGCCCTGACCCACGAGGTCGAGGGCAGTCACGCGGCGATCGGCGCGGAGCTGGCCCGGCGGCACGGGGAGCCGGCGGAGGTCGTCCACGCGATCGAGGCGCACCACGGCGAGGTGGACCCCCGGACGGTGGAGGCCGTCCTGACGCAGGCCGCCGACGCCTGCTCGGGCGGCCGACCCGGCGCGCGGCGGGAGTCGCTGGAGACGTACGTCCGGCGGCTGGAGCGCCTTGAGGAGATCGCGGGCGCCCACGACGGGGTGTCGAAGGTGTTCGCGATGCAGGCGGGGCGGGAGGTACGGGTGATGGTGCAGCCGGACGTGGTCGACGACGTCCGGGCGCAGGTCATCGCCCGGGAGGTCGCCAAGCGGGTGGCGCAGGAGCTCACCTATCCGGGTCAGATCAGGATCACGGTGGTGCGGGAGAGCCGGGTCACGGCGGTCGCCCGGTAG